The following are from one region of the Quercus robur chromosome 1, dhQueRobu3.1, whole genome shotgun sequence genome:
- the LOC126721201 gene encoding receptor-like protein 9DC1, which translates to MGKCLSWKYFSLLLSLLFFHSQFPFSSSFSSNSQCSALLHFNHSLSLNSSASPPLKCFNSYPKTGSWKEDKDCCTWDGVVCDNSTRHVIALDLGCSWLSGSIHSNSTLFVLRHLRTLNLAGNYFNSSLISPEFGKFQSLTHLNLSHSRFYGEIPYEISQLSLLVSLDLSYNWGLLIKTPVWKRVIGNLTQLRELLLDETNMSSITPSSLMNLSSSLTTLSLGGCSLQGTLELNIFRLPSMQILDLGGNRNLEGSLSRSNWNSSSLNFLSLDHTNFSGELPDFIGSLKSLEYLYLSACNFIGAIPTSIGNLTQIINLDLSYNSFNGLLPLSIFDLPNLSGLFLEHNQLVGPLPNHLVGVVAIEIIGAQFLLCLA; encoded by the exons ATGGGCAAATGTTTAAGTTGGAAGTATTTCAGTCTGCTACTTTCCTTGCTCTTCTTCCATTCTCAGTtccccttttcttcttccttttcttcaaaCTCACAATGCTCTGCTCTACTCCATTTTaatcactctctttctctcaataGTTCCGCTTCTCCTCCATTGAAGTGTTTTAATTCTTATCCAAAGACAGGGTCTTGGAAGGAGGATAAGGACTGCTGCACTTGGGATGGTGTCGTCTGTGACAATTCCACTCGCCATGTCATTGCCCTTGACCTTGGTTGCAGTTGGCTTTCTGGCTCCATTCATTCCAACAGTACCCTCTTCGTTCTTCGCCATCTCAGGACCTTGAATCTTGCTGGGAATTACTTCAATTCCTCCCTAATTTCACCTGAGTTTGGCAAGTTTCAGAGTTTGACTCATCTTAACTTATCTCATTCCCGTTTTTATGGTGAAATCCCATATGAAATCTCCCAGTTGTCTTTGCTTGTTTCACTTGATCTTTCTTACAATTGGGGATTATTAATCAAAACACCAGTTTGGAAAAGAGTCATTGGTAACCTTACCCAGTTAAGGGAACTTCTTCTGGATGAGACAAATATGTCCTCAATTACACCTAGTTCTTTGATGAATTTATCCTCCTCTTTGACAACTCTTAGTCTCGGTGGTTGTAGTTTGCAGGGAACACTCGAATTAAACATCTTCCGCCTTCCAAGTATGCAAATCCTTGATCTTGGGGGAAATAGGAATCTTGAAGGTTCTCTTTCAAGGTCTAATTGGAACAGTAGTTCCCTCAATTTCTTATCACTCGATCATACAAATTTTTCAGGAGAATTACCTGATTTTATCGGCAGTCTAAAGTCCTTAGAGTATTTGTATCTCTCTGCTTGCAATTTTATAGGGGCAATTCCAACATCGATTGGAAACCTCactcaaattattaatttggatTTGTCATATAATAGTTTCAACG GTTTGCTACCATTGTCAATATTTGACTTGCCAAATCTCTCCGGTTTATTCCTTGAGCACAATCAACTTGTTGGTCCCCTTCCTAATCAC CTGGTTGGTGTTGTTGCTATTGAAATAATTG gtgcACAGTTTCTGCTTTGCTTAGCATAA
- the LOC126718437 gene encoding proline-rich extensin-like protein EPR1, with protein sequence MRFSQPCLSLLLVLANVLVDNCVAAELPNNGHRLNPACFWLYPPPDYDYPSPTLTPPLESPNPPTHGRPPSPKPPISPPPTPTSPPKPPCSPPKKPPPTPTSPPKPPCSPPIKPPPTPTSPPKPPCSPPIKPPPTPTYQPPPVPTAPPKPPCSPPIKPPPTPTSPPKPPCSPPKKPPPTPTYQPPPVPITPPIISHPPPTHKPPACPPTHKPPPTSPPPKAHQPPPQISPPVQKPPPTPTYQPPTPSPPISSPPLSPPPTPKPHPCPPTPKPPIKPPETPHTEQPPSSPPLVYTPPVSPPPTYGYPPPSYQT encoded by the coding sequence ATGAGATTCTCACAGCCATGTCTAAGTTTGTTACTAGTTTTAGCCAATGTCTTAGTCGATAACTGTGTTGCAGCTGAACTTCCCAACAATGGCCATAGACTCAACCCGGCGTGCTTTTGGTTATACCCTCCACCGGATTATGACTATCCTAGCCCAACTCTGACGCCACCATTAGAATCCCCAAATCCGCCAACACATGGACGGCCTCCTTCACCAAAACCTCCAATTAGTCCACCCCCAACTCCAACCTCTCCACCAAAACCTCCTTGTTCTCCCCCAAAAAAGCCACCTCCAACTCCAACTTCTCCACCAAAACCCCCTTGTTCTCCCCCAATAAAGCCACCTCCGACTCCAACTTCTCCGCCAAAACCCCCTTGTTCTCCCCCTATAAAGCCACCTCCAACCCCAACTTATCAGCCACCACCAGTACCCACAGCTCCGCCAAAACCCCCTTGTTCTCCCCCAATAAAGCCACCACCAACTCCAACTTCTCCACCAAAACCTCCTTGTTCTCCACCAAAAAAGCCACCTCCAACCCCAACTTATCAGCCACCACCAGTACCCATAACTCCCCCAATTATTAGTCATCCCCCACCAACTCACAAACCTCCAGCATGTCCACCAACCCACAAGCCACCTCCAACCTCCCCACCACCAAAGGCACATCAACCCCCTCCACAAATATCACCACCAGTTCAAAAACCTCCTCCAACTCCAACTTATCAACCGCCAACACCATCTCCTCCAATATCTAGTCCTCCACTTTCGCCTCCACCAACGCCTAAACCTCATCCATGTCCACCTACCCCCAAACCTCCTATTAAACCTCCAGAAACACCACATACAGAACAGCCTCCATCATCTCCTCCACTAGTTTATACACCCCCAGTAAGCCCTCCTCCAACATATGGATACCCTCCACCATCATACCAGACATAA